In one window of Coriobacteriia bacterium DNA:
- a CDS encoding hydrogenase small subunit, translating to MATQQVVEASKAESILESRGISRRSFLKYCAGLAAMIGLSEVAAPQVASALENVIGQAQGNLKPIIWVEGSSCTGCTESFVQVESPDVATVVLELLSVNYMETISAAAGYSTEEARKQTIANGGYILVYEGSVVEGWEGNALRVAGEKGTEILLESAASADAVVAMGSCACDGGWQAARPNPSHACGVQKFLQKNGIETPVINIPCCPANPEWLVAVLVEYLLMGRLPELNAKNEPKLMFNQTIHDNCPRRGHFENGEFVYQFGSEEEKKGYCLYPLGCKGPQTFTNCPIVKWNRRTSFCIEAGSPCLGCGVITPMHPAMNWVDENTPFHARHRYYQLFDWKISPAAIGGVLTAAIAVVIGVHAFGMKLTGRTDGGADFEVERAYDIKKHNGQATEYAKVANKLYDELDDEGVEKRKLRGKAHSVKLAEENGIDLNDTDTKGGAR from the coding sequence ATGGCAACACAACAGGTCGTCGAGGCAAGCAAGGCTGAGTCGATCCTGGAGTCCCGCGGTATCTCCCGTCGCAGCTTCCTCAAGTATTGCGCCGGCCTCGCCGCGATGATCGGTCTTTCCGAGGTGGCGGCCCCGCAGGTCGCCAGCGCTCTCGAGAATGTGATCGGTCAGGCTCAGGGCAATCTCAAGCCGATCATCTGGGTGGAGGGCTCGTCGTGCACGGGGTGCACCGAGTCGTTTGTCCAGGTGGAGTCGCCTGATGTTGCTACGGTCGTGCTCGAGCTGCTCTCCGTGAACTACATGGAGACCATCTCGGCTGCGGCTGGCTATTCGACGGAGGAGGCGCGCAAGCAGACCATCGCCAACGGCGGCTACATCCTCGTCTACGAGGGCTCCGTCGTTGAGGGCTGGGAGGGCAATGCCCTGCGCGTCGCCGGCGAGAAGGGCACGGAGATCCTGCTGGAGAGCGCTGCCAGCGCCGACGCCGTTGTCGCCATGGGCTCCTGCGCATGCGATGGCGGTTGGCAGGCTGCGCGCCCCAACCCGTCTCATGCCTGCGGTGTCCAGAAGTTCCTGCAGAAGAACGGCATCGAGACGCCGGTCATCAACATCCCGTGCTGCCCGGCTAACCCCGAGTGGCTCGTGGCTGTGCTCGTCGAGTACCTGCTGATGGGCCGTCTGCCTGAGCTCAACGCCAAGAACGAGCCCAAGCTGATGTTCAATCAGACGATCCATGACAACTGCCCGCGTCGTGGCCACTTCGAGAACGGCGAGTTCGTGTACCAGTTCGGCTCCGAGGAGGAGAAGAAGGGGTACTGCCTGTATCCGCTGGGCTGCAAGGGCCCGCAGACGTTCACGAACTGCCCGATCGTCAAGTGGAACCGCCGCACGTCGTTCTGCATCGAGGCCGGCTCGCCCTGCCTGGGCTGCGGCGTCATCACCCCGATGCACCCGGCCATGAACTGGGTCGACGAGAACACGCCTTTCCACGCGCGTCATCGTTACTACCAGCTCTTCGACTGGAAGATCTCCCCGGCGGCTATCGGCGGCGTGCTCACGGCCGCTATCGCCGTGGTCATCGGCGTGCATGCGTTCGGCATGAAGCTGACGGGTCGTACGGACGGCGGCGCTGACTTCGAGGTTGAGCGCGCCTACGACATCAAGAAGCACAACGGCCAGGCCACCGAGTACGCCAAGGTCGCCAACAAGCTCTACGACGAGCTGGACGACGAGGGCGTCGAGAAGCGCAAGCTGCGCGGCAAGGCCCACTCGGTCAAGCTGGCCGAGGAGAACGGCATCGATCTCAACGATACCGATACGAAGGGAGGTGCGCGATAA
- a CDS encoding rubrerythrin family protein, with product MDLKGSQTEKNLQAAFAGESQASMKYGYYAKKAHKEGYVGIEEIFNETKGNEAAHAKLWFKYLHGGDVPTTAENLKDAASGENYEWTDMYAGFAETAKAEGFDEIAAKFAAVGAIEKAHEERYNKLLARLESGEVFKREDVVVWKCSVCGHLHVGNEAPKVCPVCGHPQAFFTQQSINY from the coding sequence ATGGATCTCAAGGGTTCGCAGACCGAGAAGAACCTGCAGGCCGCTTTCGCCGGCGAGTCGCAGGCGTCCATGAAGTACGGCTACTATGCCAAGAAGGCCCACAAGGAGGGCTACGTCGGCATCGAGGAGATCTTCAACGAGACGAAGGGCAACGAGGCTGCCCACGCCAAGCTGTGGTTCAAGTATCTCCACGGCGGCGACGTCCCCACGACGGCCGAGAACCTGAAGGACGCTGCTTCCGGCGAGAACTACGAGTGGACCGACATGTATGCCGGTTTCGCCGAGACGGCCAAGGCCGAGGGCTTCGACGAGATCGCGGCCAAGTTCGCGGCCGTGGGCGCCATCGAGAAGGCTCACGAGGAGCGCTACAACAAGCTGCTCGCCCGTCTCGAGAGCGGCGAGGTCTTCAAGCGCGAGGACGTCGTCGTGTGGAAGTGCTCCGTCTGCGGCCATCTGCATGTGGGCAACGAGGCCCCGAAGGTCTGCCCCGTCTGCGGCCACCCGCAGGCGTTCTTCACGCAGCAGAGCATTAACTACTAA
- a CDS encoding adenine glycosylase, with amino-acid sequence MATKRPIQPPEIPLNVPAFQAKIREEGARTWRDLPWRHTHDAYEIWISEVMLQQTQVARVQTRWEEWLDRFPTVDALAVASDADVLAAWQGMGYNRRALALHEAARRVSEDHGGAFPREREALLALPGVGPSTAAGIRAFAFDEPDVYLETNVRAVFIHELFPTAQAVADASLVPLVRQACSATDVRGWYYALLDYGAWLKRSIPNPTRRATAYTRQSRFEGSHRQKRAFVLRALLDARQTGAQGGMAAPELADALSAAELKAGRAAVDEKDVEAILAELAREGFCRVSGGLWHAGSGA; translated from the coding sequence ATGGCGACGAAGCGGCCTATTCAGCCTCCCGAAATACCGCTCAACGTGCCCGCGTTCCAGGCGAAGATCCGCGAGGAGGGGGCCCGCACGTGGCGCGACCTCCCCTGGCGGCACACGCATGACGCGTACGAGATCTGGATCTCCGAGGTCATGCTCCAACAGACGCAGGTCGCCCGCGTGCAGACGCGCTGGGAGGAGTGGCTCGACCGCTTCCCGACCGTCGATGCGTTGGCTGTGGCGAGCGACGCCGACGTGCTGGCCGCCTGGCAGGGGATGGGCTACAACCGACGGGCGCTCGCCCTGCACGAGGCGGCCCGGCGCGTGTCCGAGGATCACGGCGGCGCGTTTCCCCGAGAGCGTGAGGCTCTGCTGGCCCTGCCGGGCGTCGGCCCCTCCACGGCGGCGGGCATCCGGGCCTTCGCCTTTGATGAGCCCGACGTCTACCTTGAGACGAACGTGCGCGCCGTCTTCATTCACGAGCTGTTCCCGACGGCGCAGGCGGTGGCCGACGCCTCGCTCGTGCCGCTCGTGCGCCAGGCATGCTCTGCGACTGACGTGCGTGGTTGGTACTACGCGCTGCTGGACTACGGAGCCTGGCTCAAGCGCTCTATTCCCAACCCGACGCGCCGCGCGACGGCCTACACGCGGCAGTCGCGCTTCGAGGGCTCGCATCGCCAGAAGCGCGCCTTTGTGTTGCGCGCGCTGCTTGACGCCCGCCAGACCGGTGCACAAGGCGGCATGGCTGCGCCCGAGCTTGCCGACGCGCTGTCGGCGGCCGAGCTCAAGGCGGGACGGGCGGCTGTGGATGAGAAGGATGTCGAGGCCATCTTGGCCGAGCTGGCGCGCGAGGGGTTCTGCCGCGTATCGGGCGGGCTGTGGCATGCCGGTTCGGGCGCGTAG
- a CDS encoding haloacid dehalogenase-like hydrolase, with protein sequence MDEARRQKPVEKACTRIAVFDLDGTLLDGQSGTLVLRYLLRHRLLSGKAGSKAAWWGVRYKLHLPYRQSEVREIIFEELRTLPSERIGQIMRDFHNEVMVPLYRKDGIAELRRRREAGEFTIIVSATFNAIAQAACAYLGADAALATLMERDEEGHFTGRVQGEVTAGPEKVRRVQAFADERFGEGAWEVVRAYGDHYTDLPLLEMARSCFAVDPGPTLRREAERRGWPQLMWK encoded by the coding sequence ATGGACGAGGCACGGCGCCAGAAGCCTGTGGAGAAGGCGTGCACGCGCATCGCGGTATTCGACCTTGACGGAACGTTACTCGATGGCCAGTCGGGGACGCTCGTCCTGCGGTACCTGCTCCGGCATCGCTTGCTGTCGGGCAAAGCCGGCTCCAAGGCGGCCTGGTGGGGCGTTCGCTACAAGCTACACCTGCCCTATCGCCAGTCAGAGGTGCGCGAGATCATCTTCGAGGAGCTGCGTACGCTGCCTTCCGAGCGCATTGGGCAGATCATGCGCGACTTTCACAACGAAGTCATGGTCCCGCTCTATCGCAAAGACGGCATCGCCGAGCTGCGTCGCCGGCGCGAGGCGGGCGAGTTCACCATTATCGTTTCCGCCACATTCAACGCTATCGCTCAGGCCGCCTGCGCCTACTTGGGGGCTGATGCTGCGCTCGCTACGCTTATGGAGCGCGACGAGGAGGGGCACTTTACCGGGCGCGTCCAGGGGGAGGTCACGGCGGGCCCCGAAAAGGTGCGGCGCGTGCAGGCCTTTGCTGACGAGCGCTTTGGCGAAGGCGCCTGGGAGGTTGTCCGGGCCTACGGCGACCACTACACCGACTTGCCTCTTCTCGAGATGGCGCGCTCCTGCTTTGCCGTCGACCCTGGTCCCACGCTGCGTCGTGAGGCCGAACGTCGCGGCTGGCCTCAGCTGATGTGGAAGTAG
- a CDS encoding DHA2 family efflux MFS transporter permease subunit has translation MATASAPDRRAAPASSGPSPVTSQVPRPAETPAPDDPDAFPYGLTSRLAWAILGAMVVGQMASALNASTMTSSLPVIMREFGITPSQGQWLTTTYTLFLGVMAPLTAFFMTRFRLRPLFCSALGVFALGAAIGALQDNFVVLVLGRVVQACGSGIAIPVVQLVVFRIFPYHRRGEAMGVAMMAVSIAPAVGPVLAGILTDTLGWRSIFSITGAMAALSIAASFVMLRRVPDDARPCHLDVPSFVLSSVTAIAIVFGLSDMGTFGLAAPQTWGPVLVGVAMGAVFVRRQLHIDEPLLDVRTLRNGPFALACVAVVLLQGSILAINALVCLFVQDAQGYSATLSGLTMLPGALAMAVLSPIAGRLLDRNGPRRIVIVGFALMISASGLLSTLEPDSPLWMPIAFQTLRFSGTACLNQVLTTWGINQLGNAKQGTAVSSTLRMTGAAGVNAAFFSMMDLMTPAMGEAAAITTTFSAMNALQVTLAVVVLGLFFTRMRKAAARA, from the coding sequence GTGGCAACGGCAAGCGCACCCGATCGGCGGGCCGCGCCCGCGTCCTCAGGGCCGTCGCCCGTCACCAGCCAGGTCCCCCGTCCCGCAGAGACGCCCGCTCCCGATGACCCGGATGCGTTTCCCTACGGCCTGACATCCCGACTCGCCTGGGCCATCCTGGGCGCCATGGTCGTCGGACAGATGGCCTCGGCGCTTAACGCCTCAACGATGACGTCATCGCTTCCGGTCATCATGCGCGAGTTCGGAATCACGCCCAGCCAGGGCCAGTGGCTCACGACGACGTATACGCTGTTCCTCGGCGTCATGGCCCCGCTCACGGCCTTCTTTATGACGCGCTTCCGGCTGCGGCCACTGTTCTGCTCGGCGCTCGGCGTGTTCGCGCTCGGCGCGGCCATCGGAGCTCTGCAGGACAACTTCGTCGTGCTCGTACTCGGACGCGTCGTGCAGGCATGCGGCTCAGGCATCGCCATCCCCGTCGTCCAACTCGTCGTGTTCCGCATATTCCCCTACCACCGACGCGGCGAGGCCATGGGCGTCGCGATGATGGCCGTGTCCATCGCCCCCGCCGTCGGGCCCGTGCTCGCCGGGATTCTCACCGACACACTCGGCTGGCGCAGCATCTTCTCCATCACAGGCGCCATGGCAGCGCTGAGCATCGCGGCCTCGTTCGTCATGCTGCGCCGCGTGCCTGACGACGCCCGCCCCTGCCACCTGGACGTCCCCTCGTTCGTACTCTCGAGCGTCACAGCCATAGCCATCGTGTTTGGGCTGTCTGACATGGGTACGTTCGGGCTGGCTGCCCCCCAGACGTGGGGGCCCGTGCTTGTGGGCGTTGCGATGGGCGCGGTGTTCGTGCGCCGGCAGCTACACATCGACGAGCCCCTGCTCGACGTACGCACGCTGCGCAACGGGCCATTCGCCCTCGCATGCGTCGCCGTCGTCCTGCTGCAGGGCTCCATCCTGGCCATCAACGCGCTCGTGTGCCTGTTCGTGCAGGATGCGCAGGGATACTCCGCCACGCTGTCGGGCCTCACGATGCTCCCCGGCGCGCTGGCCATGGCCGTGCTCTCGCCAATCGCCGGACGCCTGCTCGACCGGAACGGGCCGAGGCGCATCGTCATCGTGGGGTTCGCGCTGATGATCAGCGCGTCGGGACTGCTGTCGACGCTCGAGCCGGACAGTCCGCTATGGATGCCCATCGCCTTTCAGACGCTGCGCTTCTCGGGAACGGCCTGCCTCAACCAGGTTCTGACGACGTGGGGCATCAACCAGCTCGGCAACGCGAAGCAGGGGACGGCCGTGTCAAGCACGTTGCGCATGACGGGCGCGGCGGGCGTCAACGCAGCGTTCTTCTCGATGATGGACCTCATGACGCCGGCAATGGGAGAGGCGGCGGCCATCACGACGACGTTCAGCGCGATGAACGCTCTGCAGGTGACGCTCGCCGTCGTCGTGCTGGGGCTCTTCTTCACGAGGATGCG